In the genome of Alphaproteobacteria bacterium, one region contains:
- a CDS encoding YHYH protein: MNLRIRWLAGAAAVCALAVPAVPIGAAGQVSMTTDAQYRYVAANGIPDHATGSFPNPHNPNSIAAQSYHYRMPLNPHVAATPTALGMGPFGVAVNGVPFDPFAAEFWNRDMNSGWQYEPLSGAIDLGVDMANAHVQPSGAYHYHGIPAPLAGRQADGHSALVGWAADGFPIYATYGYVDPAGSGSGTEALQSSYRVRSGARNGGPGGAYDGTFVQDYEYVAGLGDLDACNGRVAVTPEFPSGTYAYFLTDRYPFIPRCFAGTPDPSFRPMMGAGQGGPGGPGGPGGPGGPGGPGGPGGPPGPSGPPPPPRR; this comes from the coding sequence ATGAACCTTCGCATCCGATGGCTTGCAGGCGCGGCGGCGGTTTGTGCGCTGGCCGTGCCGGCCGTGCCGATCGGTGCCGCCGGACAGGTCAGCATGACCACCGACGCGCAGTACCGCTACGTGGCAGCCAACGGCATTCCCGACCACGCGACGGGCAGCTTTCCGAACCCGCACAACCCGAACAGCATCGCCGCCCAGTCCTATCACTACCGCATGCCGCTGAACCCGCATGTCGCCGCGACGCCGACCGCCCTGGGCATGGGCCCGTTCGGCGTGGCGGTCAACGGCGTCCCGTTCGACCCGTTCGCGGCGGAATTCTGGAACCGCGACATGAATTCCGGCTGGCAGTACGAGCCGCTGTCGGGCGCGATCGACCTCGGCGTCGACATGGCCAATGCCCATGTCCAGCCTTCCGGCGCCTATCACTACCACGGTATCCCGGCACCGTTGGCCGGCCGCCAGGCCGACGGCCATTCCGCGTTGGTCGGCTGGGCTGCGGACGGATTCCCGATCTATGCCACCTACGGCTATGTCGATCCGGCCGGTTCGGGCAGCGGCACAGAGGCGCTGCAAAGCAGCTACCGGGTGCGTTCCGGTGCGCGCAACGGCGGGCCGGGCGGCGCCTATGACGGAACCTTCGTCCAGGACTACGAGTATGTCGCCGGACTCGGCGACCTCGACGCGTGCAACGGCAGGGTTGCCGTCACGCCGGAGTTCCCTTCCGGCACCTATGCCTACTTCCTGACCGACCGCTATCCCTTCATCCCGCGCTGCTTCGCCGGCACGCCCGACCCCAGCTTCAGGCCCATGATGGGTGCGGGCCAGGGCGGTCCAGGAGGACCGGGTGGTCCCGGCGGGCCCGGTGGCCCGGGCGGTCCCGGCGGCCCCGGTGGTCCGCCCGGACCCAGCGGGCCTCCGCCGCCGCCGCGCCGGTGA
- a CDS encoding DNA-3-methyladenine glycosylase I yields MGAARRGGPDALEALLPQPLPPAELAALGDDRWLSIMTRCVFNAGFNWKVIEAKWPGFEEAFDGFDTGRCAMLSDDDIDRLLKDKRVVRHARKLMSVRENAVFLQGLAAEHGAAGRHLAAWPATDHVGLLDLLKARGSRLGGSTGQYAVRFIGKDSFILSRDVCAALVREGVVDKTPSSRRDMAAVQAAFNRWMDESGRGLTQISRTLAMSVG; encoded by the coding sequence ATGGGGGCCGCCCGCAGGGGCGGCCCCGACGCGCTCGAGGCCCTGCTGCCACAGCCATTGCCGCCAGCCGAGCTCGCCGCGCTCGGTGACGACCGCTGGCTGTCGATCATGACGCGCTGCGTGTTCAACGCCGGCTTCAACTGGAAGGTGATCGAGGCGAAGTGGCCGGGCTTCGAAGAGGCGTTCGATGGTTTCGACACCGGCCGTTGCGCCATGCTGTCCGACGATGACATCGACCGGCTGCTGAAGGACAAGCGGGTGGTGCGCCACGCCAGGAAGCTGATGTCGGTGCGCGAGAATGCGGTATTCCTGCAGGGGCTGGCCGCCGAGCACGGCGCGGCCGGGCGCCATCTCGCCGCCTGGCCTGCGACCGACCACGTCGGGCTGCTGGACCTGCTGAAGGCGCGCGGCAGCCGGCTGGGCGGAAGCACCGGCCAGTATGCCGTCCGCTTCATCGGCAAGGACAGCTTCATCCTGTCGCGCGACGTCTGCGCGGCGCTGGTGCGCGAAGGCGTGGTCGACAAGACGCCTTCGTCGCGCCGCGACATGGCGGCGGTGCAGGCGGCATTCAATCGCTGGATGGACGAAAGCGGGCGCGGGCTCACGCAGATCAGCCGCACGCTGGCGATGAGCGTCGGTTAG
- a CDS encoding alpha/beta fold hydrolase yields the protein MADPSLLFDEPASADALLVLAHGAGAPMDTPFMSGMAARLAARGIAVARFDFPYMATRRSEGRRRPPDREPALRAAFWAAIEAARTDRSRRRLLVGGKSMGGRIASMIADEGQARGVPVDGVACLGYPFHPPGRPEKVRTGHLENQRTPTLIVQGTRDSFGVPAEVAGYALSPAVQLHWIEGGDHSLDPLKRSGRTADACRDEAADAVAGFVRAL from the coding sequence GTGGCTGACCCGTCGCTGCTGTTCGACGAGCCGGCCAGTGCCGATGCGCTGCTGGTGCTGGCCCACGGCGCCGGCGCGCCGATGGACACGCCGTTCATGTCCGGGATGGCCGCTCGCCTGGCTGCGCGCGGCATCGCGGTCGCCCGCTTCGATTTCCCCTACATGGCCACCCGGCGCAGCGAGGGGCGGCGCCGGCCGCCGGACCGCGAACCGGCGCTGCGCGCCGCATTCTGGGCGGCGATCGAGGCGGCGCGCACGGACCGGTCGAGGCGGCGGCTGCTGGTCGGCGGCAAGTCGATGGGCGGCCGCATCGCCTCGATGATCGCCGACGAGGGGCAGGCCCGCGGCGTTCCGGTCGACGGCGTGGCGTGCCTCGGCTATCCGTTCCATCCGCCGGGTCGACCAGAGAAGGTCCGCACCGGCCACCTGGAAAACCAGCGCACCCCGACCCTGATCGTGCAGGGCACGCGCGACAGTTTCGGCGTGCCGGCGGAGGTGGCCGGCTATGCGCTGTCGCCAGCGGTGCAACTGCACTGGATCGAAGGCGGCGACCACAGCCTCGACCCGCTCAAGCGCTCGGGTCGAACGGCCGATGCGTGCCGGGACGAAGCCGCCGACGCGGTCGCCGGGTTCGTACGCGCGCTCTAA
- a CDS encoding glutathione S-transferase, with the protein MKLCHAPASPFARKVRVCAEELGIPLTLETVQVAPTQPNRDFADAVNPLRKIPALVTDDGEALYDSTVICLYLDARAGGGKLLPAEGPGRWRMLTAHALANGMTEAAVTIRYESVVRPEPQRWQAWIDDQMDRIWAGLDWFERHPEARAGATPDLAQIALGCLLGYLDFRFADCGWRARCPAVADWYATMRTRPSFQRSEPGG; encoded by the coding sequence ATGAAGCTCTGCCATGCGCCGGCGTCGCCCTTCGCGCGAAAGGTTCGGGTTTGCGCCGAGGAACTCGGCATTCCGCTGACCCTGGAGACGGTGCAGGTGGCGCCGACCCAGCCGAACCGCGATTTCGCCGATGCGGTCAACCCGTTGCGCAAGATCCCCGCACTGGTCACCGACGACGGCGAGGCGCTCTACGACTCCACCGTGATCTGCCTCTATCTCGACGCCAGGGCGGGAGGCGGCAAGTTGTTGCCTGCCGAAGGTCCCGGGCGCTGGCGGATGCTGACCGCCCATGCCCTGGCCAACGGCATGACCGAGGCCGCGGTGACGATCCGCTACGAGTCCGTCGTGCGACCGGAGCCGCAGCGCTGGCAGGCCTGGATCGACGATCAGATGGACCGGATCTGGGCCGGCCTCGACTGGTTCGAACGCCACCCAGAGGCGCGTGCCGGCGCGACGCCGGACCTGGCGCAGATCGCGCTCGGCTGCCTGCTCGGCTATCTCGATTTCCGCTTCGCCGATTGCGGCTGGCGCGCGCGCTGCCCGGCCGTGGCGGACTGGTACGCGACGATGCGGACTCGGCCCTCGTTCCAACGGTCAGAGCCCGGTGGCTGA
- a CDS encoding TfoX/Sxy family protein encodes MADDGFVAHCLELLASIADARARRMFGGHGIYSGDVMFGLIAYDTLYLRVDDQVRDAFAEAGGEPFVYDGKTGGKPVTMPYVTVPLDAMDDPSAMAPWAERALAAALRARAAKGPARSRGPKTAKKPTRGKEAPR; translated from the coding sequence ATGGCAGACGACGGGTTCGTGGCGCATTGCCTGGAGTTGCTGGCCTCGATCGCCGACGCCCGCGCCCGCCGCATGTTCGGCGGCCACGGCATCTACAGTGGCGACGTGATGTTCGGCCTGATCGCATACGACACCCTGTATCTGCGCGTCGACGACCAGGTCCGCGACGCCTTTGCCGAGGCCGGCGGCGAGCCCTTCGTTTATGACGGCAAGACCGGCGGCAAGCCGGTGACGATGCCCTACGTCACGGTGCCGCTCGACGCGATGGACGACCCGTCGGCGATGGCGCCATGGGCCGAACGCGCGCTGGCGGCTGCGCTGCGCGCCAGGGCCGCGAAGGGCCCGGCGAGGTCGCGCGGCCCGAAGACCGCGAAGAAGCCGACACGGGGGAAGGAAGCACCACGATGA
- a CDS encoding ClpXP protease specificity-enhancing factor SspB — protein sequence MGGPLRYEQFVEDALRGVVRRALETVSETGLPGNHHLYITFLTRHDGVDIPDYLAAQYPEEMTIVLQHQYWGLEIDAVRFSITLSFNKVHERLTVPFAAITAFADPSVNFGLQFKAAALLAAARTDGKAAPLAGEARRPPRPSRKTDMRLASGGKAEAADATAAETAAEDSEHGEGDDNVVALDAFRKK from the coding sequence ATGGGCGGACCCCTTCGCTACGAACAGTTCGTCGAGGATGCGCTGCGCGGCGTGGTCCGGCGGGCGCTGGAGACCGTGTCCGAGACCGGTCTGCCCGGAAACCACCACCTGTACATCACCTTCCTGACCCGCCACGACGGCGTCGACATCCCGGACTATCTCGCCGCCCAGTATCCCGAGGAGATGACCATCGTCCTGCAGCACCAGTATTGGGGGCTGGAGATCGATGCGGTGCGCTTCTCGATCACCCTGAGCTTCAACAAGGTCCATGAGCGGCTGACGGTGCCGTTCGCCGCGATCACCGCCTTTGCCGACCCGTCGGTGAACTTCGGCCTGCAATTCAAGGCCGCGGCGCTGCTGGCGGCGGCCCGTACCGACGGCAAGGCCGCGCCGCTGGCGGGCGAGGCGCGCCGACCGCCGCGCCCTTCTCGCAAGACCGACATGCGACTGGCTTCCGGCGGCAAGGCCGAAGCCGCCGACGCCACCGCGGCGGAGACGGCGGCCGAGGACAGCGAACACGGCGAAGGCGACGACAACGTCGTCGCGCTCGACGCCTTCCGCAAGAAATAG
- a CDS encoding methyltransferase domain-containing protein, with product MTTNEIAKTEAPRPRRPSAIARAWRRYVYAQFGNPHGPVGLLAGRIMLRKQSNVRRNLWTVDLLALRRGMHVLEIGHGPGFALQQVCARLGDDGSAVGFDRSAAMTGMARRRNRAAVAAGRLRLLTGTVEPDQMGRFGALDGPFDRIYAVNVVHFWTDPIAVLCNLAQRLAPSGRLLITLQPRSGDRSEDGVRAAGALLAERLRAAGLADVRVDLLQSVTPMAVCVSGGRSDNAG from the coding sequence ATGACGACGAATGAGATCGCCAAGACCGAGGCGCCGCGGCCGCGTCGACCTTCCGCGATCGCGCGGGCCTGGCGCCGCTACGTCTACGCGCAGTTCGGCAACCCCCACGGCCCGGTCGGCCTGCTCGCCGGCCGCATCATGCTCCGCAAGCAGTCGAACGTGCGGCGCAACCTGTGGACGGTCGACCTGCTGGCGCTGCGGCGAGGCATGCACGTGCTGGAGATCGGCCACGGCCCCGGCTTCGCGCTGCAGCAGGTCTGCGCCCGCCTCGGCGACGACGGCAGCGCGGTCGGCTTCGACCGCTCCGCCGCCATGACCGGCATGGCGCGACGCCGCAACCGCGCCGCCGTCGCCGCCGGCCGGCTCCGCCTGCTGACCGGCACGGTCGAGCCCGACCAGATGGGACGTTTCGGGGCGCTGGACGGGCCGTTCGACCGCATCTATGCGGTCAACGTCGTGCATTTCTGGACGGATCCGATTGCGGTTCTGTGCAACCTCGCCCAGCGGCTGGCGCCGTCCGGGCGGCTGCTGATCACCCTGCAGCCGCGCAGCGGCGACCGCAGCGAGGACGGCGTGCGGGCAGCGGGCGCTCTACTCGCCGAGCGGTTGCGTGCTGCCGGCCTTGCCGACGTGCGCGTCGACCTGCTGCAGTCGGTGACGCCGATGGCGGTATGCGTCAGCGGTGGACGCAGCGACAACGCCGGCTGA
- a CDS encoding MarR family winged helix-turn-helix transcriptional regulator has translation MDREQIEALQPLTRAIRRLFHHLANAATALHGDTGLTVGMRAVLESVIEAGPQTVPRMARTRPVTRQHIQGLVNALVEAGHVELVDNPAHRRSRLVSPTARGRQTFADLRQREDLALRMLPLAATPDQLAAAADVLRALVAAFDGPEWRAVLARFAPPMETETDDDE, from the coding sequence ATGGATCGCGAGCAGATCGAGGCACTTCAGCCGCTGACGCGGGCAATCCGGCGGCTTTTCCACCATCTCGCCAATGCCGCCACGGCGCTGCATGGTGACACCGGCTTGACGGTGGGCATGCGCGCGGTGCTGGAGAGCGTCATCGAGGCCGGCCCGCAGACGGTGCCGCGGATGGCGCGCACCCGCCCCGTCACGCGCCAGCACATCCAGGGCCTGGTCAATGCCCTGGTCGAAGCCGGCCATGTCGAGCTGGTCGACAACCCGGCGCACAGGCGCTCGCGACTGGTCAGCCCCACCGCGCGCGGCCGGCAGACATTCGCCGACCTGCGGCAGCGCGAGGATCTCGCGTTGCGCATGCTGCCGCTGGCGGCCACGCCGGACCAGCTCGCCGCGGCCGCCGACGTGCTTCGCGCCCTGGTCGCCGCCTTCGACGGCCCGGAATGGCGGGCCGTGCTCGCCCGCTTCGCACCGCCTATGGAGACCGAGACCGATGACGACGAATGA
- a CDS encoding calcium-binding protein: MLSIATTFENQLTGTQQNSFLGGYVFPPTTVVLNVDDVIANPGAGDESLFGLYGNDTIDGLDGNDSLYGGYGNDTLRGGDGEDWLFGEDGDDLAYGGDHSDHVYGGAGNDIVLGGNGDDWLYGGDGNDTLFGGEGDDTVDGEDGTDVIYGGAGNDFINGGWEYTNWGDTIYGEDGDDRLMVWSGDSHLYGGNGRDRVSGGIGDDYLSGGAESDEVGGDDGNDIVEGDADNDVLHGGNGDDIVRGDFGASDGGRDMVYGDAGADTLFGGYGNDTLFGGMDVDTLTGGHGADAFYFDALSSQGDIVTDFQVGPGGDHLYIQAAAYGVDVANAMLKMRIDQVGADVSISIDPDQNSANGVNYVATLLNTNAADIDASVITIY, translated from the coding sequence ATGCTCAGCATCGCGACCACGTTCGAGAACCAGCTCACCGGCACCCAGCAGAACAGCTTCCTCGGCGGCTACGTCTTTCCGCCGACGACCGTCGTCCTCAACGTCGACGATGTGATCGCCAACCCGGGCGCCGGCGACGAGTCGCTGTTCGGCCTCTACGGCAACGACACCATCGACGGCCTCGACGGCAACGACTCGCTCTACGGCGGCTACGGCAACGACACTCTGCGCGGCGGCGATGGCGAGGACTGGTTGTTCGGCGAGGATGGCGACGATCTCGCCTATGGCGGCGACCACAGCGACCACGTCTACGGCGGCGCCGGCAACGACATCGTGCTCGGGGGCAACGGCGACGACTGGCTGTACGGCGGCGACGGCAACGACACGCTGTTTGGCGGCGAAGGCGACGACACGGTCGACGGCGAGGACGGCACCGACGTCATCTATGGCGGCGCCGGCAACGACTTCATCAACGGCGGCTGGGAATACACCAACTGGGGTGACACCATCTACGGCGAGGATGGCGACGACCGCCTGATGGTGTGGTCCGGCGACAGCCACCTCTATGGCGGCAACGGCCGCGACCGGGTTTCCGGCGGCATCGGCGACGACTATCTGTCCGGCGGCGCCGAGTCCGATGAGGTCGGCGGCGACGACGGTAACGACATCGTCGAAGGCGACGCCGACAACGACGTCCTCCACGGCGGCAACGGCGACGATATCGTACGCGGCGACTTCGGCGCCAGCGACGGCGGCCGCGACATGGTCTATGGCGATGCCGGCGCCGATACGCTGTTCGGCGGCTACGGCAACGACACGCTGTTCGGCGGCATGGACGTCGACACTCTGACCGGCGGACACGGCGCCGACGCCTTCTACTTCGATGCCCTGTCATCCCAGGGCGACATCGTGACCGACTTCCAGGTCGGTCCCGGCGGCGACCACCTCTACATCCAGGCTGCCGCCTACGGCGTCGACGTTGCCAACGCCATGCTGAAGATGCGGATCGACCAGGTCGGCGCCGACGTGTCGATCTCCATCGATCCCGACCAGAATTCGGCCAACGGCGTCAATTACGTGGCGACGTTGCTGAATACCAACGCCGCCGACATCGACGCCAGCGTCATCACCATCTACTGA
- a CDS encoding DUF523 domain-containing protein, with protein sequence MDRILISACLLGRPVRYDGRGRALADPLLARWMAEGRLVPLCPEVAAGLPTPRPAAEIEPGGDADAVLAGAATVRDGAGSDVGEAFRRGAAIALATARAEACRFALLTDGSPSCGTAFVHDGRFAGTRVPGRGVVAALLAADGIRVFAETEIATLAKALDRS encoded by the coding sequence ATGGACCGCATCCTGATCAGCGCGTGCCTGCTCGGCCGGCCGGTCCGATACGACGGCCGCGGCCGTGCGCTCGCCGACCCCCTGCTCGCCCGATGGATGGCCGAGGGGCGGCTGGTACCGCTGTGCCCCGAGGTGGCGGCGGGCCTGCCAACGCCGCGGCCGGCGGCGGAGATCGAACCCGGCGGCGATGCCGATGCCGTGCTGGCGGGCGCAGCAACGGTGCGCGACGGCGCGGGCAGCGACGTCGGCGAGGCCTTTCGCCGAGGCGCCGCGATCGCGCTCGCCACCGCCCGCGCCGAGGCGTGCCGCTTTGCCTTGCTGACCGACGGCAGCCCGTCCTGCGGCACCGCCTTCGTCCATGACGGCCGCTTCGCCGGCACCCGGGTGCCCGGCCGCGGGGTGGTGGCCGCGCTGCTGGCGGCCGATGGCATCCGCGTGTTCGCCGAGACCGAGATTGCCACGCTGGCCAAGGCGCTGGACCGCAGCTAA
- a CDS encoding pyridoxal-dependent decarboxylase has product MARASATRLARAFRLSAIRSARSLSSSCIAARSMPCWQIVGLHSNKPVATGPTAPLAFASSETAGAQMAMHPTTPDPFLFPSEDERAALDTQLGARLRQARRAVSGGRVTPSGDRAEFRRTLAGFDFARPRPPAEAAAWAIAALEGGLVHMTHPRYFGLFNPAPTFPAEMADRIVAAFNPQLAVWSHAPAAVEIEAHVIRAVAARAGLPSGSGGHFTAGGAEANFTGLICALTAAEPGFGEDGVRAYTGLPVFYASRESHLAWLKIAHQAGIGRQAVRLIATDGGGRMDPAALERAIVADRAGGAVPVMVAATAGTTNAGMVDPLPACAAVAARHGLWFHVDAAWAGALIASPRHAGALAGLERADSATIDAHKWFATTMGCGMFLTSQPRIPADAFQVSTDYMPSNEPATDPYVGSVQWSRRFVGLRLFLSLAAAGWAGYATHVERAIGLAARLADALRAGGWRVVNDSPCAVVCAVPPTGEGSIGAIVDRVVASGEAWVSATRLEGRAVLRACITHGETAAEDVDRLAAMLNAQEQAIA; this is encoded by the coding sequence GTGGCGCGCGCCAGCGCAACCAGGCTCGCGCGCGCATTTCGGCTAAGCGCCATCAGAAGCGCGCGATCCTTGTCATCGAGTTGCATTGCGGCACGCTCCATGCCTTGCTGGCAAATCGTCGGATTGCACAGCAATAAACCGGTCGCAACCGGACCGACAGCGCCGCTAGCCTTTGCGTCATCCGAAACGGCAGGAGCGCAAATGGCCATGCACCCAACAACGCCCGACCCGTTCCTGTTTCCCAGCGAGGATGAGCGCGCTGCGCTCGACACGCAACTCGGCGCTCGCCTGCGCCAGGCTCGCAGGGCGGTGAGCGGGGGCCGGGTGACGCCGAGCGGCGACAGAGCGGAGTTTCGCCGGACGCTGGCCGGCTTCGACTTCGCGCGGCCGCGTCCGCCGGCAGAAGCGGCGGCGTGGGCGATCGCGGCGCTGGAGGGCGGTCTCGTGCACATGACCCATCCGCGCTATTTCGGGCTGTTCAACCCGGCGCCCACATTCCCGGCCGAGATGGCCGACCGCATCGTGGCGGCCTTCAACCCGCAGCTGGCCGTCTGGTCGCACGCACCGGCCGCGGTCGAGATCGAGGCGCATGTGATCCGGGCCGTCGCCGCACGGGCCGGATTGCCGTCCGGGTCCGGCGGCCATTTCACCGCCGGCGGCGCCGAGGCCAACTTCACCGGCCTCATCTGTGCGCTGACTGCGGCCGAGCCCGGGTTCGGCGAGGACGGCGTTCGCGCATACACCGGCCTGCCGGTGTTCTACGCGTCGCGCGAAAGCCATCTGGCCTGGCTGAAGATCGCCCACCAGGCCGGCATCGGCCGTCAGGCGGTCCGGCTGATCGCGACGGACGGCGGCGGCCGCATGGACCCAGCCGCGCTCGAGCGGGCGATCGTCGCCGACAGGGCCGGCGGCGCGGTTCCGGTGATGGTTGCGGCCACCGCCGGCACGACCAACGCCGGCATGGTCGACCCGTTGCCGGCCTGCGCGGCGGTCGCCGCGCGCCATGGCCTGTGGTTCCACGTCGACGCGGCGTGGGCCGGCGCGCTGATCGCGTCGCCGCGGCATGCCGGGGCGCTGGCCGGGCTCGAACGCGCCGATTCCGCCACCATTGATGCGCACAAATGGTTTGCCACGACAATGGGTTGCGGGATGTTCCTGACGTCGCAGCCGCGAATTCCGGCGGACGCCTTCCAGGTGTCCACCGACTACATGCCATCCAACGAGCCGGCGACCGATCCCTATGTCGGCTCGGTGCAGTGGTCGCGCCGCTTCGTCGGCCTGCGGCTGTTCCTGTCGCTGGCCGCCGCCGGCTGGGCCGGCTACGCGACCCATGTCGAGCGTGCGATCGGGCTCGCCGCTCGTCTGGCCGACGCGCTGCGCGCCGGCGGTTGGCGCGTCGTCAACGACTCGCCCTGCGCGGTGGTGTGCGCGGTGCCGCCGACCGGCGAAGGCAGCATCGGCGCGATAGTCGACCGCGTCGTCGCGTCGGGCGAGGCCTGGGTCTCGGCGACGCGGCTGGAAGGCCGCGCCGTGCTGCGCGCCTGCATCACGCATGGCGAGACCGCGGCTGAAGATGTCGATAGGCTCGCAGCCATGCTCAACGCGCAGGAACAGGCGATCGCTTGA
- a CDS encoding Lrp/AsnC family transcriptional regulator, producing MERNGAIAGYAVVLDPAVEAVGVSAIVLLRFDDSRSHDRLVSQAMRRPYVVRGRCVSGDIDMVLDVACPSMRDLDRLRADLAVLPGVRAVTTYPVLRTHPGTTAAAPPPPIPESAPTGRIG from the coding sequence TTGGAACGCAACGGTGCGATCGCGGGCTATGCGGTTGTGCTCGACCCGGCGGTCGAAGCTGTCGGTGTCAGCGCGATCGTCTTGCTGCGCTTCGATGACAGCCGAAGTCACGATCGCCTGGTTTCCCAGGCGATGCGCCGCCCCTATGTGGTGCGCGGCCGCTGCGTCAGCGGCGACATCGACATGGTCCTCGATGTCGCGTGCCCGTCGATGCGCGATCTGGATCGCCTTCGGGCGGACTTGGCGGTGCTGCCCGGCGTGCGGGCAGTGACCACCTATCCCGTGTTGCGCACGCATCCCGGCACTACTGCCGCCGCACCGCCGCCGCCGATTCCGGAGTCGGCGCCGACCGGGCGAATCGGGTAG
- the thyX gene encoding FAD-dependent thymidylate synthase has product MTAEKASETTAREAEIAEARSLTATTRRATVPALEEMLYRPVKVLDHGFVRVVDYMGSDDAVVQAARVSYGRGTKQVSNDRGLIRYLLRHRHTTPFEMCEIKLHVKLPIFVARQWIRHRTANVNEYSARYSRMDREFYVPNTEHLASELESVRRRRDDKAVGDLFGGSGAGAGPAELAEQSTTNKQGREGALEQDDARYAVSRIDWISRQAYGVYENLLNEDEAGEPKDPDRRGLARELARMVLPVNVYTQWYWKIDLHNLLHFISLRADSHAQYEIRAYAEAIAELVKLWVPITFEAFQDYRQGGIGLSGPALAVVRKMLAGEPVDMEASGLSKREWRELMEVLGREP; this is encoded by the coding sequence ATGACCGCCGAGAAAGCCAGCGAGACGACCGCCCGCGAAGCCGAGATCGCCGAGGCCCGGTCGCTGACCGCCACCACCCGCCGCGCCACCGTGCCGGCGCTGGAGGAGATGCTGTACCGGCCGGTCAAGGTGCTGGATCACGGCTTCGTGCGGGTGGTCGACTACATGGGTTCCGACGACGCGGTGGTGCAGGCCGCCCGCGTGTCCTACGGGCGCGGCACCAAGCAGGTCTCCAACGACCGCGGCCTGATCCGCTATCTGCTGCGCCACCGCCACACCACGCCGTTCGAGATGTGCGAGATCAAGCTGCACGTAAAGCTGCCGATCTTCGTGGCGCGCCAGTGGATCCGCCACCGTACCGCCAACGTCAACGAGTACTCTGCGCGCTACTCGCGGATGGACCGCGAGTTCTACGTGCCCAACACCGAGCATCTGGCCAGCGAACTGGAGAGCGTGCGCCGGCGCCGCGACGACAAGGCGGTCGGCGATCTGTTCGGGGGCAGCGGCGCCGGCGCCGGACCGGCCGAACTGGCCGAGCAGTCGACCACCAACAAGCAGGGGCGCGAGGGCGCGCTGGAGCAGGACGACGCCCGCTATGCCGTCTCGCGCATCGACTGGATCTCGCGCCAGGCCTATGGCGTCTACGAGAACCTGCTGAACGAGGACGAGGCGGGCGAACCGAAGGATCCCGACCGCCGCGGGCTGGCCCGCGAGCTTGCGCGCATGGTGCTGCCGGTCAACGTCTACACCCAGTGGTACTGGAAGATCGACCTGCATAATCTGTTGCATTTCATCAGTTTGCGTGCCGATTCTCATGCACAGTATGAAATACGGGCCTATGCCGAGGCGATTGCCGAGCTGGTCAAGCTGTGGGTGCCGATCACCTTCGAGGCGTTCCAGGACTATCGCCAGGGCGGGATCGGCCTCAGCGGCCCGGCATTGGCCGTGGTCCGCAAGATGCTGGCCGGTGAGCCGGTCGACATGGAGGCCAGCGGGCTGAGCAAGCGCGAGTGGCGCGAACTGATGGAGGTGCTGGGCCGCGAGCCGTAG